TGTCCGTCGAAGTCCATGGCGATAAAGTCTACGTCAGGCTGAAGCCGCCATCCGGCGGGGTGCCGACGGATGCCAGGGCGAGAGAGAGGCTCGACATCCGGAGCCTCTTCTATGATATTCTCCACTTACAGGAGATGGCCCCGGCCATTTATCCCGGGCATGGCCATTTCTCGGTCATTTTTTCCGCATATGGCGGGCTGATGAGCTATGCCGTGGGCGTCGACCGGCACTGTGTGCTATGGAAGGCCGCCGGTAAAGTACTGCTATCGGGACATTGCCTGAGCGATACGGTGGCCGTCTGCTCCGGGCCGGTGGACTCCACCATGGTCGAAGCGGCTGCCAGGGCCGGTATCGCGGCGGTACTGTCGCCGGCATTGCCCACGGACAGGGCGATAGAATCCGCCCGATCCGGGCACATCGTTATCATGCGCTTCGAGAGCCCGGCCCGCGCATGCATATACTGTGGCGAAGAAGCGATCTCCGGCATCGAGTTTTACCGGGACCGCCTGATGCAGCCAGCCGGCTGGTGATCTGGCGGGCGCTTGTTTATTATTTTGTGTTACATTGATGTCTAAATTGTAATTAAATAGCATTAACTATTTGAATAATAAAAACTTTGAAACGGTGGTATAAGGCGAATTGACCCGGTGGAAGGCATGATGGAAAAAGAAAAAGAACACGATGCCGTTTTAAGGGATATCACGGCCAGCTATCACGCGGTCGGCATCGACCGCGATA
This portion of the Methanocella sp. genome encodes:
- a CDS encoding formate dehydrogenase accessory sulfurtransferase FdhD produces the protein MESSPTASYEAVEVVGGRAQPVRMDVLRDRRIGLYVNGEFSASLSSTPDSLESLAYGYAIGEGMARDVGDILSVEVHGDKVYVRLKPPSGGVPTDARARERLDIRSLFYDILHLQEMAPAIYPGHGHFSVIFSAYGGLMSYAVGVDRHCVLWKAAGKVLLSGHCLSDTVAVCSGPVDSTMVEAAARAGIAAVLSPALPTDRAIESARSGHIVIMRFESPARACIYCGEEAISGIEFYRDRLMQPAGW